One part of the Thiomicrospira cyclica ALM1 genome encodes these proteins:
- a CDS encoding biopolymer transporter ExbD: MSLTSLIDVIFLLLLFFMLTTSFNREAAIAFNMAGIADTHSLETVSLQTTLLVQVSGDILRLEQDIITIEALLAMLQQTEQGIVLLSFDDSVNAQTLVELMARIGQVKGWQPRLVEAF, encoded by the coding sequence ATGTCGCTGACATCATTAATTGATGTCATTTTTCTATTACTGTTATTTTTTATGTTAACCACTAGCTTTAACCGTGAGGCGGCGATTGCATTTAATATGGCAGGCATCGCTGACACGCACTCCCTTGAAACCGTATCATTGCAAACAACGCTGTTGGTGCAGGTGTCTGGCGATATTCTGAGGCTTGAACAAGACATTATAACGATAGAAGCGCTATTAGCTATGTTGCAGCAAACGGAGCAAGGTATCGTTTTATTATCGTTTGATGATAGTGTAAACGCCCAAACTCTGGTTGAGTTAATGGCGAGAATTGGCCAGGTTAAAGGTTGGCAGCCACGTTTAGTTGAGGCCTTTTAA
- the ggt gene encoding gamma-glutamyltransferase gives MRFYKASLFHIGILFLLAMSSAHAYQHAVAMPDSYSAKVAQQILDRGGNAVDAAVAASFSLAVTYPEAGNLGGGGFMLMRVHHHDWFLDYRESAPAAAHRDVFLNDEGNVIPFASLLGPKSSGVPGQVMGLWQAHQRFGHLRWQEVLAPAIALAEQGFVISPDLVEVASWYSGWSSDKGYTNNFNTYFGNLVVGERLVQPELAATLKRLARDGVREFYHGETADLIVAHQQQIGGLITHQDLANYHAIWREPLSVDWQGKRVVSAPPPSSGGVALIQLLQMAEQHQNPLQTESHNSAQYIHILAELKKRAYADRAEYLGDSDFVTVPIEKLLDPAYSQQRADEINLNQPSDTEAVAPGLGPWQESEQTSHFSIVDRWGNAVASTFTLNMPFGNGWVVPGAGFLMNNEMDDFSAKPGVPNLYGVIGNDANAIAPNKRMLSSMSPTLVIADQKIDAVLGTPGGSTIITSVFQTLLNWYWFDMPSQQAIDATRVHHQLWPSQQIGFHPSLDEDTQQQLRDMGYQVEARRFFGDMQVIKRQADGTLEAASDQRGRGESRVWPQPQ, from the coding sequence ATGCGCTTTTATAAAGCCTCGCTCTTTCATATCGGCATCCTTTTTTTATTAGCCATGTCATCCGCGCACGCCTATCAGCACGCGGTCGCGATGCCCGACAGCTACTCGGCCAAGGTGGCACAACAGATACTCGACCGAGGTGGCAACGCGGTCGATGCCGCGGTGGCCGCGTCTTTTAGCTTAGCGGTAACCTATCCGGAAGCAGGCAACCTCGGTGGTGGTGGCTTTATGCTGATGCGCGTGCACCATCACGACTGGTTTTTAGATTACCGGGAAAGCGCGCCAGCCGCCGCACACCGCGATGTGTTTTTAAATGACGAGGGTAATGTCATCCCCTTTGCTTCGCTGTTAGGGCCAAAGTCCAGCGGCGTTCCAGGGCAAGTGATGGGCTTGTGGCAGGCGCATCAACGTTTTGGTCATTTGCGTTGGCAAGAAGTGTTAGCGCCGGCGATTGCATTAGCCGAACAAGGCTTTGTGATTTCGCCAGATCTGGTCGAGGTCGCCAGCTGGTACAGCGGTTGGTCCAGTGACAAGGGTTATACCAATAATTTTAATACCTATTTTGGCAATTTGGTGGTTGGCGAACGCTTAGTTCAACCCGAACTGGCGGCAACTCTTAAGCGTTTGGCTCGCGATGGCGTGCGTGAGTTTTACCACGGTGAAACCGCCGATTTAATTGTCGCGCATCAACAGCAGATTGGCGGCTTGATTACCCATCAGGACCTAGCAAATTATCACGCGATTTGGCGAGAACCTTTGAGTGTTGACTGGCAAGGCAAACGCGTCGTCTCGGCACCGCCCCCCAGCTCCGGTGGTGTTGCGCTAATTCAACTGCTGCAGATGGCCGAACAGCATCAAAACCCACTGCAGACCGAATCTCACAACTCCGCGCAGTACATTCACATTTTGGCCGAGCTGAAAAAACGCGCCTATGCCGACCGCGCCGAATACTTGGGCGACAGTGATTTTGTGACGGTGCCGATCGAAAAATTGCTTGATCCGGCTTATAGCCAACAGCGTGCTGACGAAATTAATCTCAACCAACCGAGCGATACCGAAGCGGTTGCACCAGGCCTGGGGCCTTGGCAGGAATCCGAACAAACCAGCCATTTTTCTATCGTCGATCGCTGGGGCAATGCCGTTGCCAGCACCTTTACCCTGAATATGCCGTTTGGTAATGGTTGGGTGGTGCCAGGTGCGGGGTTTTTGATGAATAATGAAATGGATGATTTTTCTGCTAAACCGGGCGTGCCGAATTTGTACGGTGTGATCGGTAATGATGCCAATGCCATTGCGCCCAACAAGCGGATGCTGTCTTCGATGAGTCCAACACTGGTGATCGCGGATCAAAAAATTGATGCCGTACTTGGCACGCCTGGCGGCTCGACGATTATCACCAGCGTGTTTCAAACACTGTTAAATTGGTACTGGTTTGATATGCCCTCGCAACAGGCGATTGATGCCACCCGAGTGCACCATCAACTTTGGCCTTCTCAACAAATTGGCTTTCACCCGAGTCTTGATGAAGATACCCAGCAACAATTGCGTGACATGGGCTATCAAGTCGAGGCACGACGCTTTTTTGGCGATATGCAGGTGATTAAGCGTCAAGCCGATGGCACCTTAGAAGCCGCATCGGATCAACGGGGTCGCGGTGAAAGTCGTGTGTGGCCGCAACCGCAATAG
- a CDS encoding class I SAM-dependent rRNA methyltransferase, translating to MADLKALRLKKNEERRIKQGHMWVFSNEVDTQLTPLKAFAPGEQVIVEASNGKALGLAYVNPNSLICARVFSRDTKHQLGMTFFKKRFQQAQALRELNYDQPYYRLVFGESDGVPGLVIDRFNDVFVVQITTAGMEACKDDILQVLINLYHPQAVVWRNDTASRELEGLERYQALAYGELPEQVTLIENGVNFVVPGLGGQKTGWFYDHRSGRARCAELVAGKRVLDVFSYLGGWGVLAAVAGASEVACVDASEAALDGVHLNAERNGVADKVTSYQGNAFEVLTALATEGEKFDVVIVDPPAFVKRKKDFKAGSEGYRRVNELAMRLLVPNGVLVSASCSHHMPRATLISQVQAAASHLDRTVTLFDQAGQAPDHPIHPAIPETEYLKTLFFRVAPKW from the coding sequence ATGGCTGATTTAAAGGCCCTGCGCCTAAAGAAAAACGAAGAGCGTCGCATCAAACAAGGCCATATGTGGGTATTTAGTAATGAAGTGGATACCCAACTTACGCCCCTAAAAGCCTTTGCCCCCGGTGAGCAGGTAATTGTGGAAGCCAGTAATGGCAAAGCGCTGGGACTTGCGTATGTCAATCCCAATAGCTTGATTTGTGCGCGGGTGTTTAGTCGTGATACCAAGCATCAGCTAGGCATGACCTTTTTCAAAAAGCGCTTTCAGCAAGCGCAAGCTTTACGCGAACTCAATTATGACCAACCTTATTATCGTTTGGTATTTGGCGAAAGTGATGGTGTACCAGGCCTGGTGATTGATCGTTTTAACGATGTGTTTGTCGTCCAAATTACCACCGCCGGTATGGAAGCTTGTAAAGACGATATCTTACAAGTGTTGATTAATCTCTATCATCCACAAGCCGTGGTGTGGCGTAATGATACCGCCAGCCGTGAGTTGGAAGGATTAGAGCGCTATCAAGCCCTAGCCTATGGCGAGCTGCCCGAGCAGGTCACGTTGATTGAAAACGGCGTGAATTTTGTGGTGCCCGGTTTAGGTGGTCAAAAAACCGGCTGGTTTTATGATCATCGTTCGGGGCGTGCGCGTTGTGCCGAATTGGTGGCGGGTAAGCGCGTGCTGGATGTGTTCAGTTATTTGGGCGGATGGGGCGTGTTAGCGGCGGTAGCCGGTGCGAGCGAAGTGGCTTGTGTCGATGCCTCCGAAGCGGCCTTAGACGGTGTGCATCTGAATGCCGAACGCAATGGTGTGGCCGATAAAGTGACCAGTTACCAAGGTAATGCGTTTGAAGTACTGACGGCACTGGCCACCGAGGGCGAAAAGTTTGATGTGGTCATCGTTGACCCGCCGGCTTTTGTTAAGCGTAAAAAAGATTTTAAAGCGGGCTCAGAGGGCTACCGGCGGGTTAATGAATTGGCGATGCGGTTATTAGTGCCCAATGGCGTATTGGTATCGGCGTCCTGCTCGCATCATATGCCGCGTGCGACCTTGATTAGCCAGGTGCAAGCCGCGGCCAGTCACCTGGATCGCACCGTCACCTTATTTGATCAAGCCGGACAAGCGCCCGATCATCCGATTCACCCAGCGATTCCGGAAACCGAGTATTTAAAAACTCTGTTTTTCCGCGTTGCGCCCAAGTGGTAA
- a CDS encoding MotA/TolQ/ExbB proton channel family protein: MNLWHQGVEHALTFVTLGGPVVAILIALSIVTMTVIFLTMFRFRQWGVGQQQMIADIIMLIDRGADQQAAEKLSATQHYMKPLITNVLKAKQQHAVESWRGRLTGEAEMLLARLQSGFRFLDTVVQLAPLVGLFGTVLGMIVAFQALQSGGSNVDAAELAGGIWVALLTTAMGLAVAMPTSMVLTWFESRVARESQLAMQLIDIGLCSPLETQAHDDKSA, encoded by the coding sequence ATGAACCTATGGCACCAAGGGGTTGAACACGCACTGACCTTTGTCACTCTGGGTGGCCCCGTTGTTGCGATATTGATTGCATTGTCGATTGTAACCATGACGGTTATTTTTTTGACAATGTTTCGATTTAGGCAATGGGGTGTTGGTCAACAACAAATGATTGCTGACATCATCATGCTGATAGATCGTGGCGCTGATCAGCAAGCGGCTGAAAAGTTATCCGCGACCCAGCATTATATGAAGCCGTTGATAACCAATGTACTAAAAGCTAAACAACAACATGCGGTTGAATCTTGGCGGGGTCGATTAACGGGTGAGGCCGAAATGCTATTGGCCAGGCTACAATCCGGCTTTCGTTTTCTGGATACGGTAGTTCAACTGGCGCCATTAGTGGGTTTATTTGGTACCGTGCTTGGTATGATAGTGGCCTTTCAAGCCCTGCAGTCAGGGGGTTCAAATGTTGATGCCGCTGAATTAGCTGGTGGGATATGGGTGGCGCTATTAACAACGGCGATGGGTCTTGCGGTAGCGATGCCTACTTCGATGGTGTTAACCTGGTTTGAGTCGCGCGTTGCAAGAGAGTCCCAACTGGCCATGCAGTTGATTGATATCGGTTTATGTTCGCCCTTGGAAACGCAGGCCCATGATGACAAATCGGCTTAG
- the mutM gene encoding bifunctional DNA-formamidopyrimidine glycosylase/DNA-(apurinic or apyrimidinic site) lyase: MPELPEVETTLRGIAPSLTGQTVAALQVHQGRLRWPVPTELTEKLALQPLLHLRRRAKYLLLDFPTGTLIIHLGMSGSLRILPVDTPRKKHDHIDLITTQGQTLRYHDPRRFGAWLWTEDTAENHPLLNHLGPEPLDDAFDANWLLQQAKNRKIPLKTLIMDNKVVVGVGNIYANESLFLAGLHPNMAAKDLNSTQAERWVMIIKQVLAKAIEQGGTTLRDFYNADGQAGYFKQHLYVYGRTGLACQVCGTRLEKMIIQQRASVFCPQCQPLITKR; the protein is encoded by the coding sequence GTGCCTGAATTACCCGAGGTTGAAACCACCCTACGGGGTATTGCACCCAGCTTGACCGGTCAAACCGTTGCCGCCCTTCAGGTTCACCAAGGGCGCTTGCGTTGGCCAGTACCCACTGAATTGACCGAAAAATTAGCCCTGCAACCATTGTTGCATTTACGTCGCCGTGCCAAATACCTGCTGTTGGATTTTCCGACCGGCACGCTAATTATTCATCTGGGCATGTCGGGCTCGCTGCGGATTTTGCCGGTCGATACGCCGCGCAAAAAGCATGACCATATTGATTTAATCACCACCCAGGGACAAACCCTGCGCTACCACGACCCTCGGCGGTTTGGCGCTTGGTTATGGACCGAAGACACGGCGGAAAACCACCCACTGCTTAACCACCTCGGCCCCGAACCCTTAGACGATGCTTTTGATGCGAACTGGCTATTGCAACAGGCCAAAAACCGCAAAATACCGCTAAAAACACTGATTATGGATAATAAGGTGGTGGTTGGCGTGGGTAATATTTATGCCAATGAATCGTTATTTTTAGCAGGCCTGCACCCGAATATGGCCGCCAAAGATTTAAACTCGACGCAAGCCGAACGCTGGGTGATGATTATTAAACAGGTATTGGCGAAGGCCATTGAACAAGGCGGCACCACCCTGCGCGACTTTTACAATGCCGATGGACAAGCCGGGTATTTTAAACAGCATCTCTATGTTTATGGTCGCACTGGTCTGGCCTGCCAAGTTTGTGGCACGCGGCTAGAAAAAATGATTATTCAACAACGCGCCAGTGTGTTCTGCCCACAATGCCAACCCCTCATTACCAAACGCTAA
- the folM gene encoding dihydromonapterin reductase has product MKLEQAIVITGAGQRIGLALAQHLLAQGDYPLVFTYRTRKPGVEALLDAGAVGFQVDFNQADAVASLMSRLTEQVGSMRALIHNASLWWPDSEPNALQKQFDVHVRAPYELNQACLPLLQACDGPNKDIISISDARVVQGHPAKIAYMATKAALENMTLSFAQAFAPAVKVNAIAPALLTFHPQDSAEYRQARFDRLLLPMEPGAEVLCQAVDYLLDSPYTTGTIMSLDGGSRLVGQRLDSNK; this is encoded by the coding sequence GTGAAACTCGAACAGGCAATTGTGATTACGGGCGCAGGTCAACGGATTGGGCTGGCTCTGGCGCAGCATCTGTTAGCACAAGGCGATTACCCTCTGGTCTTTACCTATCGTACCCGTAAACCCGGCGTAGAGGCTTTGCTGGATGCGGGTGCGGTCGGTTTTCAGGTCGATTTTAACCAAGCCGATGCGGTAGCGAGCTTAATGTCGCGTTTAACGGAGCAGGTGGGCAGTATGCGTGCGCTGATTCATAATGCGTCGCTCTGGTGGCCGGATTCCGAGCCGAATGCGCTGCAAAAACAGTTTGATGTGCACGTGCGGGCGCCCTATGAGTTGAACCAGGCCTGCTTGCCGTTGTTACAAGCCTGTGACGGGCCGAACAAAGACATTATCAGTATTTCAGATGCGCGCGTTGTGCAAGGGCATCCGGCGAAAATTGCCTATATGGCCACCAAAGCAGCACTAGAAAACATGACCCTGTCGTTTGCGCAGGCCTTTGCGCCAGCGGTCAAAGTCAATGCGATTGCCCCAGCATTGTTAACCTTTCATCCGCAAGATAGTGCCGAGTATCGTCAAGCCCGTTTTGATCGCTTATTGTTGCCTATGGAGCCGGGCGCCGAGGTATTGTGCCAAGCAGTGGATTATTTGTTGGACAGCCCCTACACCACCGGCACGATTATGTCCTTAGATGGCGGTAGCCGCTTGGTTGGCCAGCGCCTAGATAGTAATAAGTAG
- a CDS encoding dihydroorotase, with the protein MSRTLIKNARIVNENTQQVADVLIENGRIAQIAPQLHIKAELEINAEGLHLLPGMIDDQVHFREPGITHKGDIGTESRAAIAGGTTSYMEMPNVNPPSVSVEALEAKYAIGAQKSWANYSFYLGGTNDNADEVAKVNPKNVCGVKVFMGSSTGNMLVDQETALRAIFSNSPIIITTHCEDTPMIKANEEAFREKYGDDVPMSAHPIIRNREACYKSSAMAVKLAQETGARLHILHITTKEELDLFTPGPLADKKITAEACVHHLWFTDGDYDTKGSLVKCNPAVKTQADRDAIRQAVIDGRIEVIATDHAPHTWDEKQNSYFKAPAGLPQVQQSLSALLDLYHQGVFTLEQIVDRTSHNVARLFEIQDRGFIREGYWADLVLVDLNKPHTDTKANNLYKCQWSPWEGHTFKSSVVKTLVNGRVMYDQGQFAEFVPGQRLLFNR; encoded by the coding sequence ATGTCACGCACTCTAATAAAAAACGCCAGGATAGTTAACGAAAACACCCAGCAAGTTGCTGATGTACTGATCGAAAATGGTCGCATTGCCCAAATAGCGCCGCAGCTTCATATTAAAGCCGAACTTGAAATCAATGCCGAAGGCTTGCATCTGTTACCCGGCATGATTGATGATCAAGTGCACTTTCGGGAACCGGGTATTACCCACAAAGGCGATATCGGCACCGAATCACGCGCCGCGATTGCTGGCGGCACCACCAGTTATATGGAAATGCCCAATGTAAACCCGCCGTCAGTATCCGTTGAAGCACTGGAAGCCAAGTATGCGATTGGCGCGCAAAAATCCTGGGCCAACTATTCGTTTTATCTGGGCGGCACCAATGACAATGCCGACGAAGTCGCCAAGGTAAACCCCAAAAACGTCTGTGGCGTAAAAGTTTTTATGGGCTCGTCCACCGGTAATATGTTGGTGGATCAAGAAACTGCCCTGCGCGCGATTTTTAGTAACAGCCCGATTATTATCACCACCCACTGCGAAGACACGCCGATGATTAAAGCCAACGAAGAGGCGTTCCGCGAAAAATATGGTGACGATGTACCGATGAGCGCGCATCCGATTATTCGTAACCGCGAAGCCTGCTATAAATCGTCCGCTATGGCCGTCAAACTGGCACAAGAAACTGGTGCGCGCCTGCATATTTTGCATATCACCACCAAAGAAGAACTCGACCTATTCACGCCCGGTCCGCTAGCGGATAAAAAAATTACCGCGGAAGCCTGTGTGCACCATTTATGGTTTACCGATGGCGATTACGACACCAAAGGCTCGTTGGTGAAATGTAACCCGGCGGTAAAAACCCAAGCCGATCGTGATGCGATTCGCCAAGCGGTGATTGATGGCCGCATTGAAGTGATTGCCACCGACCACGCGCCGCATACTTGGGACGAAAAACAAAACAGCTATTTCAAAGCACCCGCAGGCCTGCCGCAAGTGCAACAGTCCTTGAGCGCGCTGCTCGACCTGTATCATCAAGGCGTGTTTACACTGGAACAGATTGTGGACCGCACCTCACACAATGTTGCGCGCCTGTTTGAGATTCAAGATCGCGGCTTTATTCGTGAAGGCTATTGGGCGGATTTGGTGCTGGTTGATCTCAACAAGCCACATACCGACACCAAAGCAAACAATTTATACAAATGTCAGTGGTCGCCCTGGGAAGGTCACACCTTTAAATCCAGCGTGGTCAAAACCCTGGTGAATGGTCGTGTCATGTATGACCAAGGGCAGTTTGCCGAGTTTGTGCCGGGCCAACGCTTATTATTTAATCGCTAA
- a CDS encoding biopolymer transporter ExbD — MNLRRLNTLQRKPLESTVALINIIFLLLIFFIVSGTIASPRAVAINPITLAELESESPIPSLILTQDGRIYYHQNEVALDELPDLVAEQAYVRLLPDRDVLAPDLMRFATLLRDYGVQKLVIVVETS; from the coding sequence ATGAACCTTCGTCGACTAAATACCTTGCAGAGAAAACCGCTTGAATCGACAGTGGCATTGATTAATATCATTTTTTTGTTGCTCATCTTTTTTATTGTAAGCGGCACTATTGCGTCTCCGAGGGCCGTTGCAATTAACCCCATTACCCTGGCAGAACTTGAATCAGAGTCGCCTATTCCGTCTTTAATTTTAACCCAGGATGGGCGAATTTATTATCATCAAAACGAAGTGGCTTTAGACGAATTACCTGACCTCGTTGCTGAGCAAGCGTATGTGCGCTTACTACCTGATCGCGATGTTTTAGCACCAGACCTGATGCGTTTTGCGACACTGTTACGTGACTATGGCGTTCAGAAGTTGGTGATTGTTGTTGAGACTTCTTAA
- a CDS encoding energy transducer TonB, translating to MTKRRWRWLVTAVFLSVAIHVGVFLLWDVLRSKYPPSSPVETSVTIIDLAIIEPEPEPEPEPEPEPEPEPEPEPEPEPEPEPEPEPEPVPEPVPEPVPEPEPSEEQRLDQFSPEVLSYTRQVLLRIQRTPQVPYHLRGRAQLRFVLSPTGQILDLRVIRSSGDARLDQLAMDHIRRAAPFPASPNQEDSEFNFEYVTSSRR from the coding sequence ATGACCAAGCGCCGATGGAGATGGCTGGTTACGGCGGTTTTTTTGTCAGTAGCGATTCATGTTGGGGTTTTTCTGTTATGGGATGTTTTACGTTCTAAGTATCCGCCATCCTCGCCGGTTGAAACGAGCGTAACCATCATTGATCTGGCGATTATTGAACCAGAGCCAGAGCCAGAGCCAGAGCCAGAGCCAGAGCCAGAGCCAGAGCCAGAGCCAGAGCCAGAGCCAGAGCCAGAGCCAGAGCCAGAGCCAGAGCCAGAACCCGTGCCAGAACCCGTGCCAGAACCCGTGCCAGAACCAGAACCTTCAGAAGAGCAACGGCTGGATCAATTTTCACCTGAGGTACTCAGCTATACGCGCCAGGTTTTATTAAGAATACAGCGAACCCCGCAGGTGCCATATCATCTTAGAGGGCGTGCCCAATTACGGTTTGTCTTGTCACCCACGGGTCAAATTCTCGACTTGAGAGTCATTCGTAGCTCAGGGGATGCGCGACTCGATCAGTTAGCCATGGATCATATTCGTCGCGCGGCACCTTTTCCGGCGTCGCCGAACCAAGAAGACAGCGAATTTAATTTTGAGTATGTAACCAGTTCAAGACGCTAA
- a CDS encoding NAD-dependent succinate-semialdehyde dehydrogenase, with translation MALQSINPATGEKLAEFEAWDQERLDLAIRRANAEFLEWSQRTSLATRCELIKNAGKILRAQQDELAKLITLEMGKSINEAKAEIEKSAWVCDFYAEHGPKFLADEPIATDASKSYICYQPLGLVLAVMPWNFPFWQVFRFAAPALIAGNIGLLKHASNVPQCAQAIERIFIEAGLPASVFTNLMIGSDKVESVIRSRYVRAVTLTGSEPAGRKVAAIAGEELKKTVLELGGSDAFIVMSDADIPAAVEAAVTSRYLNMGQSCIAAKRFIVDTFIYEDFITRLKTAVESRFVEGDPLDPATTLCPMARQDLLDELHQQVQTCVDYGARLVTGGYQLDRPGCYYAPTILADISSAMPAYHEEFFGPVALIFKASEPAHAVGLANATQFGLGGSVWSSDGATAETMALRMESGACFVNGMTKSDPRLPFGGVKNSGYGRELSYHGIREFTNIKSIWIK, from the coding sequence ATGGCATTGCAATCCATTAACCCAGCAACCGGTGAAAAACTGGCCGAATTTGAAGCTTGGGACCAAGAGCGCTTGGACTTAGCGATTCGTCGTGCTAACGCCGAATTTTTGGAATGGTCGCAACGCACATCACTGGCCACCCGTTGCGAACTGATCAAAAATGCCGGCAAAATTTTGCGCGCACAACAAGATGAACTGGCCAAACTCATTACCCTGGAAATGGGCAAATCCATTAATGAAGCCAAAGCAGAAATTGAAAAATCGGCCTGGGTGTGTGATTTTTATGCCGAACACGGACCAAAATTTTTGGCCGACGAGCCGATTGCAACCGATGCCAGCAAAAGCTATATCTGTTACCAGCCGCTGGGCCTTGTTTTGGCAGTGATGCCGTGGAATTTTCCATTCTGGCAGGTGTTTCGTTTTGCCGCGCCGGCTTTAATTGCCGGCAACATCGGCTTGCTCAAGCACGCGTCCAATGTGCCGCAATGCGCCCAAGCCATTGAACGTATCTTTATTGAAGCAGGCCTGCCCGCCAGCGTTTTCACCAATTTAATGATTGGTTCGGATAAGGTTGAAAGCGTAATTCGCAGTCGCTATGTGCGCGCGGTCACCTTAACCGGTAGCGAGCCGGCTGGGCGGAAAGTAGCGGCGATTGCTGGTGAAGAATTGAAAAAAACCGTGCTAGAACTCGGCGGTTCCGATGCCTTTATTGTGATGAGTGATGCCGATATTCCGGCGGCAGTAGAAGCCGCGGTTACCAGCCGTTATCTGAACATGGGCCAAAGCTGTATTGCCGCGAAACGGTTTATTGTTGATACCTTCATTTACGAAGACTTTATTACCCGGCTTAAAACCGCGGTCGAATCCCGGTTTGTTGAAGGCGATCCACTGGATCCAGCAACGACTCTATGCCCAATGGCGCGCCAAGACTTATTGGATGAGTTGCATCAACAGGTGCAAACCTGTGTCGATTATGGCGCACGTTTAGTGACCGGCGGCTATCAACTGGATCGCCCTGGTTGCTATTATGCGCCAACGATTTTGGCCGATATTTCCAGTGCCATGCCGGCTTATCATGAAGAATTTTTTGGTCCCGTTGCGTTAATTTTTAAAGCCAGCGAACCGGCGCACGCGGTCGGTCTGGCTAATGCGACTCAGTTTGGTTTGGGGGGGTCGGTTTGGTCTAGCGATGGTGCGACCGCTGAAACCATGGCGCTACGAATGGAGTCAGGGGCGTGCTTTGTGAATGGCATGACCAAGTCTGATCCTCGCCTACCCTTTGGCGGCGTCAAAAACTCCGGCTATGGTCGCGAACTGTCTTATCACGGCATTCGCGAATTTACCAATATCAAATCGATTTGGATTAAATAG
- the gcvH gene encoding glycine cleavage system protein GcvH — protein MSRLPEHLKYCVTHEWVYIDETGLAVVGITDFAQESLGDLVNADLPEVGESVSAGDDIMVLESVKTASDIHAPISGEIVAVNEALEDEPELVNDEPYDAGWLFKIKPDDASELEDLYTADDYQAEIDG, from the coding sequence ATGAGCCGACTACCTGAACACCTAAAATACTGCGTTACCCATGAATGGGTTTATATTGATGAAACGGGCTTAGCCGTGGTCGGGATTACTGACTTTGCGCAAGAGTCGTTGGGCGATTTGGTGAACGCTGATTTACCAGAAGTGGGTGAGAGTGTCAGCGCCGGTGATGATATTATGGTGCTTGAATCGGTTAAAACGGCTTCAGACATTCATGCGCCGATTAGTGGTGAAATTGTTGCGGTTAATGAAGCATTAGAGGATGAGCCGGAGTTGGTGAATGATGAACCCTATGATGCCGGCTGGTTATTTAAGATCAAGCCTGATGATGCGAGCGAATTAGAGGATTTATATACCGCAGACGACTATCAGGCAGAAATTGATGGCTGA
- a CDS encoding TIGR01777 family oxidoreductase has translation MKIVILGGTGFVGKHLAKHLSQQGHQVTAQGRSAFKDLDHLTQLIDEQDVVIQLAGANIGERWNEAYKKELYDSRITTSGLLKKALEKANQPPQRILAASAIGIYPQRPCGQPLDEQCTDIDPGFLGHLGQAWEMANAQLSPTPLIMRFGVVLGLDGGALAKMLPAFRLGGGGPVAGGQQCFSWIHIDDLVAAISWAINHPELQGPINMCAPQPLTQAEFGRALAHALGRPFWLPMPEFALKMLFGEGAQVLTHSSCVVPSRLTELGFQFKYADAKSALSQLVRRA, from the coding sequence ATGAAGATTGTTATTCTCGGCGGCACCGGATTTGTAGGGAAACACCTAGCAAAACATTTATCCCAGCAAGGGCACCAGGTAACTGCGCAAGGGCGCTCGGCGTTCAAAGACCTCGATCACCTAACCCAGCTGATTGATGAACAAGACGTGGTGATACAACTGGCGGGCGCGAATATTGGCGAGCGCTGGAATGAAGCCTATAAAAAAGAACTCTATGACAGCCGTATCACAACCAGCGGCCTACTCAAAAAAGCCTTAGAAAAAGCCAACCAACCCCCACAACGTATTTTAGCGGCATCAGCGATTGGCATTTATCCACAACGCCCCTGCGGCCAACCGCTCGACGAACAATGCACGGATATAGACCCCGGGTTTTTAGGTCATCTTGGCCAGGCCTGGGAAATGGCCAATGCGCAACTGAGTCCCACGCCGCTGATTATGCGTTTTGGTGTCGTGCTAGGGCTTGATGGCGGTGCTTTAGCGAAAATGCTACCCGCGTTCCGTTTAGGCGGTGGCGGACCGGTCGCCGGTGGTCAGCAGTGTTTTAGTTGGATTCATATCGACGACCTGGTGGCGGCCATTAGCTGGGCGATTAACCACCCCGAACTGCAAGGGCCGATCAATATGTGCGCACCACAGCCACTGACTCAAGCCGAATTTGGCCGCGCCTTGGCGCATGCGTTAGGTCGCCCATTTTGGCTACCTATGCCCGAATTTGCGCTTAAGATGTTGTTTGGGGAAGGTGCGCAAGTGCTAACGCATAGCAGTTGTGTTGTGCCCTCGCGGCTGACCGAACTGGGCTTTCAATTCAAATACGCCGATGCCAAATCGGCATTAAGCCAGTTGGTTCGTCGTGCCTGA